One stretch of Muribaculum intestinale DNA includes these proteins:
- a CDS encoding purine-nucleoside phosphorylase: MLAKIKETAEYIRGRVSTPIPTTAIILGTGLGALVDSIADKQYIPYNEIPNFPVSTVEGHSGNLIFGRLGDRPVMAMQGRFHFYEGYDMKTVTFPIRVMHELGIKTLFVSNAAGGMNPEFEIGDIMIITDHINLFPEHPLRGKNYEEWGPRFPDMSEAYSQRLIAHAKDIAKEKGIRVMHGVYVGTQGPTFETPAEYRYFHIIGGDAVGMSTVPEVIVARHMGIEVFGVSVITDLGVEGIVEKVSHEEVQKAAQAAQPKMMEIMTELVNRF; this comes from the coding sequence ATGTTAGCAAAAATAAAAGAAACCGCCGAATATATCCGCGGACGTGTCAGCACACCTATCCCTACAACAGCCATAATTCTGGGCACAGGTTTGGGTGCGCTTGTCGACTCAATAGCCGACAAACAGTATATACCCTACAACGAGATACCCAATTTTCCTGTATCGACTGTCGAAGGACATAGCGGCAACCTGATTTTCGGTCGTCTCGGCGACCGTCCGGTAATGGCCATGCAGGGCCGTTTTCACTTCTACGAGGGTTATGACATGAAGACCGTGACATTCCCAATCCGCGTTATGCACGAACTCGGAATAAAAACCCTCTTTGTAAGCAACGCGGCAGGCGGCATGAATCCTGAATTTGAGATTGGCGACATAATGATTATCACCGACCATATCAACCTCTTCCCCGAGCATCCTCTGCGCGGCAAAAACTACGAGGAATGGGGTCCGCGCTTTCCCGATATGAGCGAAGCATACTCTCAGCGTCTTATAGCACACGCTAAAGACATCGCCAAAGAAAAAGGCATCCGTGTCATGCACGGAGTATATGTCGGCACACAGGGCCCGACATTCGAGACACCGGCCGAATACCGCTACTTCCACATCATCGGAGGCGACGCCGTTGGCATGTCGACAGTGCCTGAGGTAATCGTCGCACGCCATATGGGAATCGAAGTATTCGGAGTGTCTGTAATCACTGACCTCGGAGTCGAGGGCATAGTAGAAAAAGTGTCACACGAAGAGGTGCAGAAAGCCGCTCAGGCCGCACAGCCCAAAATGATGGAAATAATGACCGAACTGGTCAACCGCTTCTGA
- the lpxK gene encoding tetraacyldisaccharide 4'-kinase: MRHSKIADLLILKPLSWIYGMVTAVRNKLFDWHIFKQHTFPVPVLVIGNLAVGGTGKTPHTEYIVDLLRKEYHIGVLSRGYRRRTKGFILADKRSTPAAIGDEPYQIYQKYGHDIRVAVCESRAKGIKELLRLDPRINLIVLDDAFQHRYVKPSTSIVLTEWHRPVYNDEMLPLGRLRESVRALLRTDIVIVTKCPTDIRPGDVSIIYDNLKLFPFQRLYFSHYRYGHLVSVFPDEVRYVPGLEWLNPDDAVLVVTGIANPRPLVRYIKGFKAKVNVVRFPDHHNFSRRDFNELAKAFNQLEGTHKYIVTTEKDSVRMANNPYFPPELKTSTFYLPIKVEFMPQKMPQNSNPFDMEIRHILRNFNNPQASQVRK; encoded by the coding sequence ATGCGCCACAGCAAAATAGCAGACTTACTGATTCTTAAACCATTGTCGTGGATTTACGGCATGGTGACAGCTGTGCGCAACAAGCTCTTCGACTGGCATATATTCAAACAGCACACATTCCCGGTCCCGGTTCTTGTAATCGGCAACCTTGCCGTAGGAGGCACAGGCAAGACTCCACATACAGAATATATCGTAGACCTGTTGCGCAAGGAATACCATATAGGAGTTCTGTCACGCGGCTACAGGCGTCGGACAAAAGGATTCATCCTTGCCGACAAACGCTCCACACCGGCAGCCATAGGCGACGAACCATATCAGATATATCAGAAATATGGCCACGACATACGTGTGGCTGTATGCGAAAGCCGGGCAAAAGGAATCAAAGAGTTGTTGCGGCTTGATCCGCGTATCAACCTCATAGTACTCGACGACGCATTCCAGCACCGATATGTAAAGCCATCGACATCGATTGTACTCACCGAATGGCACCGCCCGGTATATAACGATGAAATGTTGCCGCTGGGACGTCTGCGCGAATCGGTGCGCGCACTGCTCCGTACCGACATCGTGATTGTGACAAAATGCCCAACCGACATCAGACCCGGAGATGTAAGCATCATCTATGACAACCTCAAGCTGTTTCCATTCCAGCGTCTTTATTTTTCACATTACCGCTACGGGCATCTTGTAAGCGTATTTCCCGACGAAGTACGGTATGTGCCAGGACTTGAATGGCTCAATCCCGACGATGCTGTGCTTGTAGTGACGGGAATAGCCAACCCTCGTCCGCTTGTACGCTATATAAAAGGATTCAAGGCCAAAGTAAATGTAGTGCGCTTCCCAGACCATCACAATTTCTCGCGCCGCGATTTCAATGAACTGGCTAAAGCATTCAACCAGCTTGAAGGCACACACAAATACATTGTTACCACCGAGAAAGACTCGGTACGCATGGCCAATAATCCATACTTCCCGCCTGAGCTCAAGACATCGACATTCTATCTGCCGATAAAGGTTGAGTTCATGCCGCAGAAAATGCCACAGAACTCTAATCCATTTGATATGGAAATACGCCATATACTGCGCAATTTCAATAATCCTCAGGCATCACAGGTAAGGAAATAG